In one window of Romboutsia hominis DNA:
- a CDS encoding LCP family protein has protein sequence MSNFKKVVLVLVAAIFIIGGAGFGYVYSKLNSIYVKDDVAKSTDTKEEGKIVDGITNILLVGTDGKNVERGNRSDSVMLATIDSKTKQIKISSIARDTYVDIPGHGYEKMTHAYAYGGIDLLKEVFKINFDIDVDKYIAVNFVSFMDIMDELGGVVVDVTPNDVKEVNKYIDACYDYYYDRKDKVKKEYITKSGVQRLNGYQALAFSRIRYNDDAFHRDNRHRDVAESVYNEFLKAGPKEYKRCADILLENTKTNISPTEMMDLGFTAFKIGDTNIEQFQFPMEKYRKGHIISKQKGWVLEWDKEPNLSAWHEFIFGYNNFKK, from the coding sequence ATGAGTAATTTTAAGAAGGTAGTGTTAGTATTAGTAGCTGCTATATTTATAATAGGTGGGGCTGGATTTGGATATGTATATTCTAAATTAAACTCTATATATGTTAAAGATGATGTGGCTAAAAGTACTGATACAAAGGAAGAAGGAAAGATTGTTGATGGTATTACTAATATATTATTAGTAGGTACTGATGGTAAAAATGTAGAAAGAGGCAATAGATCAGATTCTGTAATGCTTGCTACTATAGATAGTAAAACTAAACAAATTAAGATTAGTTCTATAGCTCGTGATACTTATGTAGATATACCAGGTCATGGATATGAAAAGATGACTCATGCTTATGCATATGGTGGTATTGATTTACTTAAAGAAGTGTTTAAGATAAACTTTGATATTGATGTTGATAAATACATAGCTGTTAATTTTGTTTCATTTATGGATATTATGGATGAGTTAGGTGGTGTTGTTGTTGATGTTACACCTAATGATGTTAAGGAAGTTAATAAGTATATAGATGCTTGTTATGATTACTATTATGATAGAAAAGATAAAGTTAAAAAAGAGTATATAACTAAGTCTGGTGTTCAAAGGTTAAATGGTTATCAAGCACTTGCTTTTAGTAGAATTAGATACAACGATGATGCTTTTCATAGAGATAATAGACATAGAGATGTGGCTGAAAGTGTTTATAATGAGTTTTTAAAGGCAGGTCCCAAGGAGTATAAAAGATGTGCTGATATATTACTTGAAAACACTAAGACAAATATAAGTCCTACTGAGATGATGGATTTAGGGTTTACTGCTTTTAAGATAGGCGACACTAATATAGAACAGTTCCAGTTCCCTATGGAAAAGTATAGAAAGGGCCATATCATAAGTAAACAAAAAGGTTGGGTGCTTGAATGGGATAAGGAGCCTAATTTAAGTGCTTGGCATGAGTTTATATTTGGATACAATAATTTCAAGAAGTAG